In a single window of the Paramisgurnus dabryanus chromosome 23, PD_genome_1.1, whole genome shotgun sequence genome:
- the morc2 gene encoding ATPase MORC2 produces MTMAYPNYSSLNRAQLTFEYLHTNSTTHEFLFGALAELVDNSRDANATRIDIFTEKRPDLRGGFMLCFLDDGTGMEPSEATHVIQFGKSSKRFPESTHIGQYGNGLKSGSMRIGKDFILFTKKDNKLTCLFLSRTFHEEEGLDEVIVPLPSWDLQTQQPLSQDTEKYATETELIFKYSPFKNEEQLFRQFKKIEGPSGTLVVVYNLKLMDNREPELDVETDHQDIIMAGTPVEGVKPERRSFRAYAAVLYIDPRMRIFIQGHKVRTKRLSCCLYNPRIYKYTSTRFKTRAEQEVKKADHLAKLAEEKAKEAESKARALELKLGDDLSKEARAALRKAQDSAGALRSEATRKQAIHASKQKALKEPKELNFIFGVNIERRDQDGMFVYNCSRLIKMYEKTGPQLEGGMACGGVVGVVDVPYLVLEPTHNKQDFADAKEYRHLLRAMGEYLAQYWKDIGIAQKGIVKFWDEFGYLSANWNSAPSKELRFRRRRAMEIPVTIQCDKCLKWRTLPFQMDAVDKRYPDSWVCLMNPDGTQDRCDAPEQKQNLPAGVLKKDTKTSEDKQKDLSEKIRQQQEKLESLQKTSTIKSTADIKQLPLDVSAKPAEERTPQPTRSSQRAAQRPRSPPLPAAVKRAVSQQPATKTPPPKPAPPSRPARTPPAPPPKAKASPAPPTTKVTKAAPKPVAPPPAPPSKAPARRSATQSRVATPSSTKTPVKQTPPSKKVNAKKGKAQKVEDEEEESEEEEEEEEEEEEDEEEEDDSVSEEDEPQPKKSKMAATAPSRGKAVVEKIQAPPKQTITESVSNSTNEDLKKDATKNAQKDKGIQVEAKVNGEWFTGRVTAVEAGKDNVRWKVKFDYVPMNTPRDRWVFKDSDEVRLMRPASPESRSPDTNQGPPARSVTPPTAAEPDTTQSGPSRETTEGLVTMMRTLLRYFFPPDFRIPKDSVNTMSAEDLVAFPLKEYFQQYEAGLQSLCNSYQTRAESRARAVEEKSSGAETKLRESEEKLRKLRTNIVALLQKVQEDIEISSDDELDAYIEDLVTKGE; encoded by the exons atgaCGATGGCCTACCCAAATTATAGCTCACTAAACCGAGCTCAGCTCACCTTTGAATATCTGCACACAAACTC GACAACCCATGAGTTTCTTTTTGGCGCTTTGGCTGAACTTGTGGACAACTCGAG AGATGCAAATGCCACACGGATAGACATCTTCACAG AGAAGAGACCGGACCTGAGAGGAGGTTTTATGCTCTGTTTCCTTGACGATGGCACTGGAATGGAACCCA GTGAAGCCACACACGTTATCCAATTTGGCAAATCCAGCAAACGCTTTCCAGAATCCACTCACATCGGCCAGTATGGAAATGGATTGAAGTC GGGTTCGATGCGAATCGGCAAGGACTTCATTCTTTTCACCAAAAAAGACAACAAATTAACCTGTTTGTTTTTGTCACGAACATTTCACGAAGAAGAAGGGCTGGATGAG GTTATCGTTCCATTGCCCAGTTGGGATTTGCAGACCCAGCAACCTCTGTCTCAAGACACAGAGAAATACGCAACTGAAACCGAACTGATCTTTAAGTATTCTCCTTTTAAAAATGAAGAGCAACTGTTTCGTCAGTTTAAGAAGATTGAAGGACCAAGTG GCACTCTTGTTGTAGTTTATAATCTAAAGTTGATGGACAACAGAGAGCCAGAGTTAGATGTGGAGACGGACCACCAGGACATTATCATGGCTGGGACACCCGTAGAAGGAGT gAAGCCAGAGAGAAGGTCCTTTCGTGCGTATGCTGCGGTCCTTTACATCGACCCCAGAATGAGGATCTTTATTCAGGGCCACAAAGTCAGAACCAAAAGATTGTCCTGTTGCTTGTATAACCCCAG GATTTACAAATACACCTCAACGCGCTTTAAAACCCGAGCAGAACAGGAAGTCAAGAAAGCAGATCACCTCGCAAAACTCG CTGAAGAGAAGGCGAAGGAGGCGGAGAGTAAAGCCCGAGCGCTGGAGCTGAAGCTTGGTGATGATTTATCCAAAGAAGCCAGG GCTGCGCTGAGAAAAGCACAAGATTCAGCTGGAGCCCTGCGCTCAGAAGCTACCAGAAAACAAGCCATCCATGCATCCAAACAAAA AGCTTTGAAAGAACCCAAGGAACTGAACTTCATATTTGGCGTGAACATCGAAAGACGAGACCAGGATGGGATGTTCGTCTATAACTGCAGCCGTCTCATTAAAATGTACGAGAAGACGGGACCACAGCTGGAGGGAGGAAT GGCGTGTGGTGGAGTTGTAGGAGTGGTGGATGTTCCCTATCTAGTGCTTGAACCAACACACAACAAGCAAGACTTTGCAGATGCTAAAGAGTACAGACACCTGTTGAGAGCAATGGGAGAATATCTCGCCCAATACTGGAAGGACATTGGTATAG cTCAGAAAGGTATAGTCAAATTCTGGGATGAGTTCGGTTATTTGTCGGCGAACTGGAATTCGGCCCCATCAAAAGAACTTCGGTTTCGCCGACGAAGAGCCATGGAGATACCGGTCACCATTCAGTGCG AtaaatgcttaaaatggcggACGCTGCCATTTCAGATGGATGCTGTGGACAAGCGCTACCCAGACAGCTGGGTGTGTCTCATGAACCCAGATGGAACCCAAGACAG ATGTGACGCCCCTGAGCAGAAACAGAATTTGCCCGCCGGtgttttgaaaaaagacacCAAGACGTCAGAGGACAAACAGAAAGATTTATCGGAAAAAATCCGCCAACAGCAGGAAAAACTGGAGTCCTTGCAG AAAACGTCGACAATTAAATCGACAGCAGATATAAAACAGCTTCCTCTAGATGTCAGTGCAAAACCTGCAGAAGAGCGCACACCTCAG CCGACCCGCTCATCACAGCGAGCGGCACAACGCCCGCGCTCACCGCCTCTTCCTGCTGCAGTTAAAAGAGCCGTCAGTCAGCAACCAGCAACGAAAACCCCGCCTCCTAAACCAGCGCCCCCCTCACGTCCTGCACGGACCCCACCAGCCCCTCCACCTAAAGCTAAGGCATCACCCGCTCCTCCTACCACAAAGGTGACAAAGGCCGCTCCCAAACCCGTAGCTCCGCCCCCAGCCCCACCTTCAAAAGCACCTGCTCGCAGAAGTGCCACTCAGAGCCGCGTTGCTACA ccATCGTCTACCAAAACTCCAGTCAAACAAACTCCACCCAGCAAgaaagtaaatgcaaagaaGGGTAAAGCCCAGAAAGTAgaagatgaggaggaagagagtgaagaggaagaggaggaagaagaagaagaggaagaagacgAGGAGGAAGAGGATGACAGTGTGTCAGAAGAGGATGAACCTCAGCCAAAAAaatctaagatggcggcgacCGCTCCGAGTCGAGGAAAAGCTGTGGTGGAAAAAATCCAAGCACCACCCAAACAGACCATCACAGAG AGTGTCAGTAATAGCACTAATGAAGATCTAAAGAAAGATGCAACAAAAAATGCGCAGAAAG ATAAAGGCATTCAGGTTGAGGCGAAGGTGAATGGAGAGTGGTTCACAGGTCGCGTGACCGCGGTCGAAGCAGGGAAGGACAACGTACGCTGGAAGGTCAAGTTTGACTACGTTCCTATGAACACTCCTAGAGACAGATG ggTGTTTAAAGACAGCGATGAGGTCCGTCTTATGCGTCCCGCCTCTCCTGAGTCACGAAGCCCAGACACCAATCAGGGTCCACCTGCTCGATCTGTAACTCCGCCCACCGCTGCAGAGCCCGACACGACTCAGAGTGGGCCGAGCAGAGAAACGACCGAAGGTCTTGTGACTATGATGAG GACGTTGCTTCGGTATTTTTTCCCGCCGGATTTCCGAATCCCTAAAGATTCTGTGAACACTATGAGCGCAGAGGACCTTGTGGCTTTTCCACTT AAAGAGTATTTTCAGCAGTATGAGGCCGGGCTACAAAGCTTGTGTAATTCCTACCAGACCCGCGCAGAGTCACGCGCACGAGCCGTAGAGGAGAAGAGCAGCGGGGCGGAGACTAAACTACGAGAGTCTGAGGAGAAACTACGCAAACTACGAACAAACATCGTAGCTCTGCTGCAGAAAGTTCAGGag gACATAGAGATCAGCTCTGATGATGAGCTAGATGCCTACATTGAAGATCTGGTCACCAAGGGAGAATGA